CGCGCAGGGCGGCGATCAGCGAGGTGGCGAGTTCCGGCAGCGAAGTGCTGACGGCGACAATGGTCAGGCCGATGATGCGCTCCGACAGTCCCAGGTCGCTCGCCACTTCCACGGCGGCGCCCAATAGCAGGTTCCCGGCGAAAACCAGCATCGTCAGGCCCGACACGATCATCATCAAGCTCTTGAGCCACGACATGCGGGCCACGTCCACGCCCACCGGATGCGGTCGTCCCGAATGCCGGGACTGGCGCAGCAGCAGGCCCAGGTACACCGCCAGGGCCATCAGCAGCAGTGCGCCGTCCAAGCGGGTCAGCTCTTCGTTCCAGGCCAGCACGAACACCAGCAGGCTGGCGCCGATCATCAGTGGAATATCCAGCCGCACCAACTGACGCGAGACGCGCAACGGGATGATCAGTGCCGACAGGCCGAGAGTTACCAGGATGTTGAAGATACCGCTGCCGATCACACTGCCCACGGCGATGTCGGCGTTCTGGGCGAGGGTCGCCTGCAGGCTGACGGCCATCTGCGGCGCGCTGCTGCCGAAGGCGACGACGGTCAGGCCGATGATCAACGGCCGCACCTGCAAGCGGGCCGCCAGGCCGACGGCGGCGCGCACGAGCAGCTCGGCGCCGGCGATCAGCAACAGCAGGGCGCCGAACAATTCGATCAGGCTGAGCAGCGGTAGGGCGGTGAGTAGGGAAATGGCCGGGCTCCGTCTATCAATCGTCGAGGGCTTGCACGCGCACCCGCGCGGTGCCGCTGCGCAGCATGCCCAATTGTTCGGCGGCGGCGCGTGAAACGTCGATCAAGCGACCGCGGGTATACGGGCCGCGATCGTTGATGCGCACCACGACGCTGTCGTTGTTTTTCAGGTTGGTGATTTTCACCCGCGTGCCGAACGGCAACTGGCGATGGGCGGCGGTCAGGCCGTGCTGGTCGAAACGCTCGCCGCTGGCGGTGCGCTTGCCATGATGCCTGGCACCGTAATAAGAGGCGACGCCGGTCTGGTCGTAGCCGTGTGGATCGACCGTCCCGCTCTGGCTGGCGCAACCGGCCAGCAAGGACAGCAGGGCGCAGGCGCCGAGGAGACGCTTCATTCGATGACCCCATGATCGTTCCCATGCTCTGCGTGGGAATGCAGCCCGTGACGCTCTGCGTCACAAAAAGCGGACGCGGAGCGTCCAGTGAGGCGTTCCCACGCAGAGCGCGGGAACGATCACCATCCATTAAGTCAGCCTTCGAGCTTGCTTTTGAGCAGTTCGTTGACCTGTTGCGGGTTGGCCTTGCCCTTGGAGGCTTTCATGGCCTGACCGACGAAGAAGCCGAACATCTTGCCACGCTTGGCTTCGTCCGCCGCGCGGTATTGCTCGACCTGTTCGGCGTTGGCCGCGAGCATTTCATCGAGCACGGCGCTGATCGCCCCCGTGTCGGTGACCTGCTTCAAGCCGCGCTTCTCGATGATCTCGTCGGCGCTGCCTTCACCATTGGCCATGGCTTCGAACACCATCTTGGCGATCTTGCCGGAAATGGTGTTGTCCTTGATCCGCAGCAGCATGCTGCCCAGTTGCTCGGCCGAGACCGGCGACTCATCGATTTCCAGGCCCTGCTTGTTCAACAAGCTGCCCAACTCGACCATCACCCAGTTGGCCGCCAGCTTGGCGTCGCCGCCGATGCTCACGACTTTTTCGAAGTAGTCGGCTTGTTCGCGGCTCGTGGCCAGGACGTTGGCGTCATAGCTCGACAGGCCGAACTGCGCCTGGAAACGCTCGCGCTTCTGCGGTGGCAGTTCCGGCAGGGTGGCGCGTACGTCATTGAGGAACGAGTCCTCGATGACCACCGGCAGCAGGTCCGGATCGGGGAAGTAACGGTAGTCGTTGGCTTCCTCCTTGCTGCGCATCGGACGGGTCTCGTCCTTGTTCGGGTCGTACAGGCGGGTCTGCTGGATGACCTTGCCGCCGTCCTCGATCAGTTCGATCTGGCGCTGGATCTCGGTGTTGATCGCCTTCTCGATGAAGCGGAACGAGTTGACGTTCTTGATCTCGCAGCGGGTGCCGAACTCGACCTGGCCCTTTGGCCGGATCGACACGTTGCAGTCGCAGCGCAGCGAGCCTTCGGCCATGTTGCCGTCGCAGATGCCCAGGTAGCGCACCAGTGCATGGATCGCCTTGACGTAGGCCACGGCTTCCTTGGCGCTGCGCATGTCCGGCTCGGAGACGATTTCCAGCAGCGGCGTGCCGGCACGGTTCAGGTCGATGCCGGTGGCGCCGTTGAATTCTTCGTGCAGGCTCTTGCCGGCGTCTTCTTCCAGATGCGCACGGGTGATGCCGACGCGTTTGACGGTGCCGTCTTCCAGGGCGATGTCCAGGTGGCCCTTGCCGACGATCGGCAATTCCATCTGGCTGATCTGGTAGCCCTTGGGCAGGTCCGGGTAGAAGTAGTTCTTGCGGGCGAACACGTTGTGCTGGCCAATCTCGGCGTCGATCGCCAAGCCGAACATTACCGCCATGCG
The Pseudomonas marvdashtae genome window above contains:
- a CDS encoding septal ring lytic transglycosylase RlpA family protein: MKRLLGACALLSLLAGCASQSGTVDPHGYDQTGVASYYGARHHGKRTASGERFDQHGLTAAHRQLPFGTRVKITNLKNNDSVVVRINDRGPYTRGRLIDVSRAAAEQLGMLRSGTARVRVQALDD
- the gatB gene encoding Asp-tRNA(Asn)/Glu-tRNA(Gln) amidotransferase subunit GatB, with product MQWEVVIGLEIHTQLTTRSKIFSGSSTTFGSEPNTQASLVDLGMPGVLPVLNAEAVRMAVMFGLAIDAEIGQHNVFARKNYFYPDLPKGYQISQMELPIVGKGHLDIALEDGTVKRVGITRAHLEEDAGKSLHEEFNGATGIDLNRAGTPLLEIVSEPDMRSAKEAVAYVKAIHALVRYLGICDGNMAEGSLRCDCNVSIRPKGQVEFGTRCEIKNVNSFRFIEKAINTEIQRQIELIEDGGKVIQQTRLYDPNKDETRPMRSKEEANDYRYFPDPDLLPVVIEDSFLNDVRATLPELPPQKRERFQAQFGLSSYDANVLATSREQADYFEKVVSIGGDAKLAANWVMVELGSLLNKQGLEIDESPVSAEQLGSMLLRIKDNTISGKIAKMVFEAMANGEGSADEIIEKRGLKQVTDTGAISAVLDEMLAANAEQVEQYRAADEAKRGKMFGFFVGQAMKASKGKANPQQVNELLKSKLEG
- a CDS encoding calcium/sodium antiporter — translated: MIELFGALLLLIAGAELLVRAAVGLAARLQVRPLIIGLTVVAFGSSAPQMAVSLQATLAQNADIAVGSVIGSGIFNILVTLGLSALIIPLRVSRQLVRLDIPLMIGASLLVFVLAWNEELTRLDGALLLMALAVYLGLLLRQSRHSGRPHPVGVDVARMSWLKSLMMIVSGLTMLVFAGNLLLGAAVEVASDLGLSERIIGLTIVAVSTSLPELATSLIAALRGQRDIAVGNVIGSNLFNLLGVLGVTALAAPSPLSVSPNALDFDLPVMLGVAVLCLPVFYSGYRVTRAEGLLFLGLYLAYGLHVVSFTTGMPLAGQLERLMLFYVLPALFAFLLFTSSRAWRRQHHKRDLP